The following are encoded together in the Thermosipho atlanticus DSM 15807 genome:
- a CDS encoding carbohydrate ABC transporter permease, whose amino-acid sequence MRRKNKVYFIISEVLLVVITFMMFSPILLAFLMSFMKPAEVFSFPPKIVPSSLYWQNYKEALRLVPLGRMIINSVIVAVFITLGKLVTGILAGYAFSNFNFKGKKIAFSTLFITLFLPAETVMIVPLFLLMKSLGWVNTYLALIIPFTASATNTFLMRQHFKTIPQELSDAARIDGATPMQYLIKVLLPLSKAMIGGAALINFVYAWNMYLWPLVITMEDKMKTAQIGVKMLIDAEAANNWGTIMAGTMIVLAPTLLVFFLIQNLFVKSLVSSGLKG is encoded by the coding sequence ATGAGAAGAAAAAATAAAGTGTACTTTATAATTTCTGAGGTTCTTTTGGTTGTTATTACGTTCATGATGTTTTCTCCTATTTTACTTGCTTTTTTAATGAGTTTTATGAAACCTGCAGAAGTATTTAGTTTTCCTCCTAAAATTGTACCAAGCAGTTTATACTGGCAAAATTATAAGGAGGCTTTGAGACTAGTTCCACTTGGTAGAATGATTATTAATTCGGTTATAGTAGCTGTTTTTATAACTTTGGGAAAGTTAGTTACGGGTATTCTAGCAGGTTATGCTTTTTCTAATTTTAATTTTAAAGGTAAAAAAATAGCATTTTCTACTTTATTTATAACTTTGTTTTTACCTGCTGAAACGGTAATGATTGTACCTTTGTTTTTACTCATGAAAAGTTTAGGGTGGGTAAATACATATTTGGCTTTAATAATTCCATTTACTGCAAGTGCAACAAATACGTTTTTAATGAGGCAACATTTTAAGACAATTCCTCAAGAACTAAGTGATGCAGCAAGAATAGATGGAGCAACTCCTATGCAATATCTTATAAAAGTGTTATTACCACTATCAAAAGCAATGATAGGAGGTGCAGCATTAATTAACTTTGTTTATGCTTGGAATATGTATTTGTGGCCTTTAGTTATAACTATGGAGGACAAAATGAAAACAGCCCAGATTGGCGTAAAAATGCTAATTGATGCAGAAGCGGCAAACAATTGGGGAACAATAATGGCAGGTACTATGATTGTTCTTGCTCCAACTTTATTAGTTTTTTTCTTAATTCAAAATTTGTTTGTTAAAAGTTTGGTTAGCAGCGGTTTGAAGGGATAA
- a CDS encoding 5'-nucleotidase, lipoprotein e(P4) family, which translates to MKKLIVVLLVILFATLLLSTEFYIVKEGDTLSKIAKENGLTVEELVQYNNLENPDLIFVGQKLRLTPKYTQKDLNEQLVMSILWYQNSGEMRALAYQAFNVAKLIYDMDLKEEATQTRAVIVDVDETVLNNSPYDAGHIGTEHAYPVGWTEWCEARLATAIPGAVEFLNYVAKTGGEVFYITNRKENVKQATIDNLKMLGFPFADEEHVLTRTTTSDKEPRRQMVAKKYRIVLLMGDNLNDFSSLFAKKSVEERAALVDKMKEMWGTKFIVLPNPIYGDWEGAIYNYNWGLSPEEKDKARKEHLFMWKYEQ; encoded by the coding sequence ATGAAAAAACTTATTGTTGTTTTATTAGTCATTTTGTTTGCTACTCTTCTATTGAGTACAGAGTTTTATATTGTAAAAGAGGGAGATACCTTATCGAAAATCGCTAAAGAAAACGGTTTAACTGTCGAGGAATTGGTGCAGTACAATAATCTTGAAAATCCAGATTTAATTTTCGTTGGTCAGAAACTTCGTCTAACACCTAAATACACCCAAAAAGATTTAAATGAACAACTAGTAATGTCTATTCTTTGGTACCAAAATTCTGGAGAAATGAGAGCACTTGCTTATCAAGCGTTTAATGTTGCAAAATTGATTTATGACATGGATCTAAAAGAAGAAGCAACGCAAACAAGGGCGGTAATTGTAGATGTCGATGAAACAGTCCTTAATAACAGTCCATATGACGCCGGACATATTGGTACAGAACATGCGTATCCAGTTGGCTGGACAGAGTGGTGTGAAGCAAGGCTTGCAACGGCAATTCCTGGTGCTGTTGAATTTTTAAATTATGTTGCCAAAACTGGCGGAGAAGTTTTCTATATTACCAATAGGAAAGAAAACGTTAAACAAGCAACTATAGATAATTTAAAAATGCTTGGCTTTCCATTCGCTGATGAAGAACATGTGTTGACTAGAACAACAACTTCAGATAAGGAACCCAGAAGACAGATGGTTGCAAAAAAATATAGAATTGTACTTTTAATGGGAGACAATTTAAACGACTTCTCTTCGCTATTTGCGAAAAAAAGTGTAGAAGAGAGAGCCGCTCTTGTTGATAAAATGAAAGAAATGTGGGGTACAAAATTTATAGTTCTTCCAAATCCAATTTATGGAGACTGGGAGGGAGCAATTTATAATTATAATTGGGGATTAAGTCCTGAGGAAAAAGACAAAGCAAGGAAAGAACATTTATTTATGTGGAAATATGAACAATAG
- a CDS encoding glucose-1-phosphate thymidylyltransferase produces MKALILCAGKGTRLRPLTFTIAKHLIPIANKPVIYYSLEKIKNAGIEEIGIVVNPENIKDFQKFIGNGNHFGLKVEYIIQEEPKGLAHAVWISKDFVGDEDFLMYLGDNLILDNINPFVEEFEKDTNLQASILLSPVKDPSRFGIAVVKNGEIVQVIEKPKEPPSNLAIIGLYLFRKTIFEGIKNIKPSWRGELEITDAIGYLITNDFKVKGHIIYGWWKDTGKPEDLIEANRKILDDSYIKHEIKGVSDSSSDIQGRVSIGENTEIINSTIRGPVIIGKNCVVKNSYIGPYSSIGNNVIVENCEIQNSIIMDNVKLLNLPYPIDSSLIGKHVQIVESEKKPKAMRLVIGDMGKVEIVR; encoded by the coding sequence ATGAAAGCTCTTATATTATGCGCTGGTAAAGGCACCAGATTAAGACCTTTGACTTTTACAATAGCAAAACATCTTATTCCTATTGCAAACAAACCCGTTATTTACTATAGCCTTGAAAAAATTAAAAATGCTGGTATCGAAGAAATAGGTATTGTTGTAAACCCAGAAAACATTAAAGATTTTCAGAAATTTATTGGTAACGGTAACCATTTTGGTCTAAAAGTGGAGTATATAATTCAAGAAGAACCCAAAGGGCTCGCTCACGCTGTTTGGATCTCAAAAGATTTTGTTGGAGACGAAGATTTTTTAATGTATCTTGGTGACAACCTAATTTTAGATAACATTAACCCATTTGTTGAGGAATTCGAAAAAGATACTAACTTACAAGCTTCTATACTTCTTTCTCCCGTAAAAGATCCTTCCAGATTTGGTATTGCTGTTGTTAAGAATGGAGAAATAGTTCAAGTTATTGAAAAACCTAAAGAACCACCTTCCAATCTTGCAATTATTGGACTATATTTATTCAGAAAAACCATATTTGAAGGAATTAAAAATATAAAACCTTCTTGGCGTGGAGAATTGGAAATAACAGACGCAATAGGTTATTTAATTACAAATGATTTTAAAGTCAAAGGTCATATAATATATGGTTGGTGGAAAGATACTGGAAAACCTGAAGATTTAATTGAAGCTAACAGAAAAATTTTAGATGATAGTTACATAAAACACGAGATTAAAGGAGTATCAGACTCGTCGTCTGATATTCAAGGAAGAGTTTCAATAGGGGAAAATACTGAAATTATAAATAGCACTATAAGAGGTCCCGTAATTATTGGGAAAAATTGTGTGGTTAAAAATTCTTATATTGGACCATATTCATCAATAGGGAATAACGTAATCGTTGAAAACTGCGAAATTCAAAATAGTATAATCATGGATAACGTAAAACTTTTAAACTTGCCATATCCAATCGACTCTTCTCTCATAGGAAAACATGTTCAAATTGTTGAAAGCGAAAAAAAGCCAAAAGCTATGAGATTAGTTATTGGAGACATGGGAAAAGTTGAAATTGTGAGGTGA
- a CDS encoding Cof-type HAD-IIB family hydrolase, whose protein sequence is MKKLIKLIVSDLDGTLLNDEKHIPPRNINALKKAINKGIHVSIATGRNYFSAKKYIEELGLDVPIVLQNGAFIYMPFENKILYESPLPSSIAKEIILLARKNKIDYILFSDFLDKKDMYMDKRHEGGYKKYIEQNSWRLTYVDDVLKHIIKDVVAEVVLIGKEEKILKIKEIIEKKFPGKFSLVKNSVNEGLAFFEFFGRGASKEEALSFLLNYFNVKPEETMFLGDNYNDVGVMKIVGFPVAMANAPEDVKSLARFISVSNNDGGVGFAVEKFVL, encoded by the coding sequence GTGAAAAAATTGATTAAACTCATTGTTAGTGACCTAGATGGAACTCTCTTGAATGATGAAAAACATATACCACCAAGGAATATAAATGCTCTAAAAAAAGCAATAAACAAAGGTATCCATGTAAGCATCGCAACAGGTAGAAATTATTTTTCTGCAAAAAAGTATATAGAAGAACTTGGACTTGATGTTCCAATAGTATTACAAAATGGTGCTTTTATATATATGCCTTTTGAAAACAAAATTTTGTATGAATCTCCTCTTCCATCATCAATAGCAAAAGAAATTATTCTTCTCGCTCGAAAAAATAAAATTGATTACATTCTATTTTCTGATTTTCTTGATAAAAAAGATATGTACATGGATAAAAGGCATGAAGGAGGATACAAAAAATATATCGAACAGAATAGTTGGAGACTAACTTATGTAGATGATGTTCTAAAGCACATTATTAAAGATGTTGTTGCGGAAGTCGTCTTAATTGGAAAAGAAGAGAAAATTTTAAAAATAAAAGAAATTATCGAAAAAAAATTTCCTGGAAAATTCAGTTTAGTAAAAAACAGTGTAAATGAGGGGTTGGCTTTTTTTGAATTTTTCGGCAGAGGTGCCTCTAAAGAAGAAGCTTTATCTTTTTTATTAAACTACTTCAATGTAAAACCTGAAGAAACTATGTTTCTTGGAGATAATTACAATGATGTTGGAGTAATGAAAATTGTTGGATTTCCTGTTGCTATGGCAAATGCTCCTGAAGATGTTAAATCATTAGCAAGATTTATTAGTGTTTCAAATAATGATGGGGGAGTGGGTTTTGCGGTTGAAAAATTTGTTCTTTAG
- a CDS encoding putative DNA modification/repair radical SAM protein, with translation MNLDKKLKILISSAKYDVACSSIYLKNRNFLNLGYSSKCVPLLKVLFSNACIYDCAYCINRKSNNIPRATFSVNELVNITISFYKKNYTKGLFLSSAIIKNPDYTMEQMIKVVKKLRTKEKFNGYIHLKIIPGVDEKLIEEAGLYADRLSINVEFPTKKSLKFLAPDKEPESIQKPLIVSSKKYIETISEVKKYKHAKLFSPAGQTTQLIVGATPESDKKILSFADKLYKDYKLKRVYYSAYIAVNYDKKLPTTSESQIRENRLYQADFLIRLYNFRIEELFEKSERLDLKIDPKTKWAINHPEFFPIEINSASYDELIRVPGIGIKTAKLIIKARKLSSLNFDNLIKIGVLLKKAKYFITCNGKKYNNLERSTPLFSINFSKEEDKTECFSL, from the coding sequence ATGAATTTGGATAAAAAACTCAAAATCCTCATTTCCTCAGCAAAATACGACGTTGCTTGTTCCTCAATATACCTAAAAAACAGAAACTTCCTAAACTTAGGCTATAGTAGTAAATGTGTTCCTCTTTTAAAGGTTCTTTTTTCAAATGCTTGTATATACGATTGCGCATACTGTATTAATAGAAAGTCAAATAACATTCCACGCGCAACTTTTTCTGTTAATGAACTTGTAAATATTACAATAAGCTTTTACAAAAAAAATTATACTAAAGGTCTTTTTTTAAGTTCTGCTATCATTAAAAATCCTGATTACACTATGGAACAAATGATAAAAGTTGTAAAAAAACTTAGAACAAAAGAAAAATTTAATGGATATATACATTTAAAGATTATACCAGGGGTTGACGAAAAACTAATTGAAGAGGCAGGATTATACGCTGATAGACTCAGCATAAATGTTGAATTTCCAACAAAAAAATCTCTTAAATTTCTCGCTCCAGATAAAGAACCTGAATCTATACAAAAACCTCTTATTGTGTCTTCAAAAAAATATATTGAAACAATTTCTGAAGTAAAAAAATACAAACATGCGAAACTTTTTTCTCCAGCAGGCCAAACTACACAATTAATAGTCGGTGCAACTCCTGAATCAGATAAGAAAATACTTTCTTTTGCTGATAAGTTATATAAAGATTATAAATTGAAAAGAGTCTATTATTCAGCATACATTGCTGTAAATTATGATAAAAAACTTCCCACAACAAGTGAATCACAAATACGTGAAAATAGGCTCTATCAAGCGGATTTCCTTATAAGACTGTATAATTTCCGAATAGAAGAACTTTTCGAAAAGTCTGAAAGGCTTGATCTAAAAATAGATCCAAAAACAAAATGGGCAATTAACCATCCGGAATTCTTTCCTATAGAAATAAACAGTGCTTCATATGACGAACTTATCAGAGTGCCAGGGATAGGGATTAAAACTGCAAAACTAATAATAAAAGCAAGAAAATTGTCTTCTCTCAATTTTGATAATCTTATTAAAATTGGAGTTCTTTTGAAAAAAGCAAAATATTTTATCACTTGCAACGGAAAAAAATATAACAACCTCGAAAGATCCACGCCTTTGTTTTCCATTAACTTTTCCAAAGAAGAAGATAAAACGGAATGTTTTAGCTTATAA
- a CDS encoding tetratricopeptide repeat protein has protein sequence MKNLFFSILLITSIISFAYTKLELQIAVGERNQEKVLKIINSLDYQSLPLDFKCEVVLAYTDLYVWGTGNVKIYQDIAKKYVENLLKSFPTYWKCQYAAAMVYGHYVQKNFLLALIYYKKIFEFAENAVKYGPDQYLAHLLVGILNLETPFGNLSKAQYHLFKALELNPNHVYTYVELGKFYERTNNCQKAIEMYSKALKVKGEVIWKYINEEGRQVANERLLEVKKKCTKK, from the coding sequence TTGAAAAATTTGTTCTTTAGTATACTGTTAATTACTTCTATAATCTCTTTTGCATATACTAAGCTTGAACTTCAAATTGCTGTGGGAGAAAGAAATCAAGAAAAAGTTCTAAAAATAATTAATTCTCTTGACTATCAATCACTTCCTCTCGATTTCAAATGTGAAGTAGTTCTTGCATATACTGATCTTTATGTTTGGGGTACCGGAAATGTCAAGATATATCAAGATATAGCTAAAAAATATGTTGAAAACCTCTTAAAATCTTTCCCCACTTATTGGAAATGTCAATATGCCGCTGCGATGGTTTATGGGCATTACGTCCAAAAGAATTTTTTGCTTGCTTTGATTTATTACAAGAAAATTTTTGAATTTGCGGAAAATGCCGTAAAATACGGTCCTGATCAATATCTAGCTCATCTTTTAGTTGGAATATTAAACCTTGAAACACCTTTTGGAAATCTTTCAAAAGCTCAATATCATCTTTTTAAAGCTCTTGAGTTAAACCCAAATCATGTGTATACTTATGTAGAATTAGGAAAATTTTACGAGAGAACAAACAACTGTCAAAAAGCGATTGAAATGTATTCAAAAGCTTTAAAAGTGAAAGGAGAAGTTATCTGGAAATATATAAATGAGGAAGGAAGACAAGTAGCAAACGAAAGACTTTTGGAGGTGAAAAAAAAGTGTACAAAAAAATAA
- a CDS encoding glycoside hydrolase family 36 protein, with protein sequence MEIFEGEIKNENYFLQLKKERISHGIIVRGKVKGKPGKVKLFEIDLEGKLLINNWQSWGPTKIIDANDVLNIPKELLKKNAFSLNPNPQLLLEAIVSDYFVGNENMLVGFLSSKIGHPYFVIKRGKIKGYIDYFNTEFDDYVEIEPMVILFGNIDVLLHVYAEYVKQEMKPNFLNWNPIGWSSWYYYFQNLTWEDVLRNLNFSIKYPFEVFQIDDSWQKDIGDWEPKENFPCFKEMAETIKKFGYKPGIWLAPFSVSETSKIFKVHKDWLVRNEDGEPLVAYENWNKRIYALDLTHPEVKKYLEELFIKLKDAGFDYFKIDFLFAGAIPGKRYSNISPIQAYREGLKIIRKVVDKSFVLGCGAPLLPSIGYVDGMRIGPDTAPFYNKNAPDVMIPNAYYALRNVIMRYFTNGVWWWNDPDCLLLRNSETELTNQQKKMYALTAGILNNMIFVSDDLGKDLENYLFFASLKLRNGKPFIKGIMSKGFEIKSFGTKIGNVKLRICLETEKSEFYPDDEFLKSRRKS encoded by the coding sequence ATGGAAATATTTGAAGGAGAAATAAAGAATGAAAATTATTTTTTGCAATTAAAAAAGGAAAGAATATCTCACGGAATAATAGTGAGAGGAAAAGTAAAGGGAAAACCAGGAAAAGTGAAATTGTTTGAAATAGATCTGGAAGGTAAATTGCTTATAAACAATTGGCAAAGCTGGGGTCCAACAAAAATAATTGATGCGAATGATGTTTTAAACATCCCAAAAGAACTTTTAAAAAAGAATGCTTTTTCTTTGAATCCGAATCCACAATTATTGTTAGAGGCAATAGTTAGTGATTACTTTGTAGGAAATGAAAATATGTTAGTTGGTTTTCTTTCTTCCAAAATAGGGCACCCATATTTTGTTATTAAACGAGGAAAAATAAAAGGCTATATAGACTATTTTAATACCGAATTTGATGATTATGTAGAAATAGAACCGATGGTTATTTTGTTTGGAAATATTGATGTTTTATTACACGTGTATGCAGAGTATGTAAAGCAGGAAATGAAACCGAACTTTTTAAATTGGAATCCCATAGGTTGGTCTAGTTGGTACTATTATTTCCAAAATCTAACTTGGGAAGATGTATTAAGAAATTTAAACTTTTCTATAAAATATCCCTTTGAAGTATTTCAAATAGACGATTCTTGGCAAAAAGATATAGGAGATTGGGAACCTAAAGAAAATTTCCCTTGTTTTAAAGAAATGGCAGAAACGATAAAAAAATTTGGTTATAAACCAGGAATTTGGCTTGCACCGTTTAGTGTTTCGGAAACCTCAAAAATATTTAAAGTACATAAAGATTGGTTAGTGAGAAATGAAGACGGAGAGCCTCTCGTTGCCTATGAAAATTGGAATAAAAGAATTTATGCACTTGATTTGACTCATCCTGAAGTGAAAAAATATCTTGAAGAACTTTTTATAAAATTAAAAGATGCAGGTTTTGATTATTTTAAAATAGATTTTCTATTTGCAGGGGCAATTCCTGGAAAAAGATATTCAAATATATCTCCCATACAAGCGTATAGAGAAGGATTGAAAATAATAAGGAAAGTGGTAGACAAGTCATTTGTTTTAGGATGTGGTGCTCCTCTTCTACCATCAATAGGTTATGTTGATGGAATGAGAATAGGACCAGATACAGCACCATTTTATAACAAAAACGCACCAGATGTTATGATTCCAAATGCGTATTATGCCTTGAGAAATGTCATAATGAGATATTTTACTAATGGTGTTTGGTGGTGGAACGATCCTGACTGTTTGTTATTGAGAAATAGTGAAACAGAACTTACAAATCAGCAAAAGAAAATGTATGCCTTAACAGCTGGTATTTTAAATAATATGATATTTGTAAGTGATGATTTAGGAAAAGATCTAGAAAACTATTTATTTTTCGCGTCGTTGAAACTTAGAAATGGAAAACCGTTCATAAAAGGAATTATGTCAAAAGGATTTGAAATAAAATCTTTTGGGACAAAAATTGGTAATGTTAAATTGCGAATTTGCCTTGAAACCGAAAAGTCGGAGTTTTATCCCGATGATGAATTTTTAAAATCACGAAGAAAAAGTTGA
- a CDS encoding ABC transporter substrate-binding protein — MKKVLIVMLVLISILSFSKVTIEFWHAMSGWRIELLENMAKEFMATHPDIQINVQYTGSYRDTFNKTIAAVKAGKPPHVVQIYDIGTRAMIDGNIAVPIGDLIAKDPSIDLGAFLPQVLNYYTVGGKLYSMPFNSSNAILFYNKTFFKEAGLDPNKPPRTFEELIEYSRKLVKKDEKGNIIRYGLTWPTHSWFFEQLMAVQNAPLVNNDNGRGGKRPTEAVFNSQAGKNIFELLAKMTKEGLLINTKREDWSGARQIFLSGKAAMLFYSTSDVKFITETARENGWEVGTAFLPKPDLSVQGGVVIGGGSLWILKNHPQEEIDAAWEFVKWMTEPAQQIKWHLETGYFPVRKDAVEQLLMEGFYADHPNYLTAIFQLLLSKQTPNTNGAIIGVFPETREIIETAYEKVINGELTVDQALDWAAKEVTRALKKYNRLYE, encoded by the coding sequence ATGAAAAAAGTATTAATTGTTATGCTTGTTTTAATTAGTATCTTAAGTTTTTCAAAAGTTACTATTGAATTTTGGCATGCTATGAGTGGATGGAGGATAGAACTTTTAGAAAACATGGCTAAGGAGTTCATGGCAACACATCCTGATATACAAATAAATGTTCAGTATACAGGATCTTACAGAGACACGTTTAACAAAACTATTGCTGCGGTAAAAGCAGGGAAGCCACCTCATGTGGTGCAAATTTATGATATTGGTACAAGAGCTATGATAGATGGAAACATTGCGGTACCAATAGGAGATTTAATTGCAAAGGATCCTTCCATTGATTTAGGAGCATTTTTACCTCAAGTACTCAATTATTACACAGTTGGAGGAAAACTTTATTCAATGCCATTTAATTCATCTAATGCAATTTTGTTCTACAACAAAACCTTTTTCAAGGAAGCAGGTCTTGATCCAAATAAACCACCAAGAACTTTTGAAGAATTAATTGAGTATAGTAGAAAGTTAGTAAAGAAAGATGAAAAAGGAAACATTATTAGATATGGTCTTACATGGCCAACACATTCATGGTTCTTTGAGCAACTTATGGCTGTTCAGAATGCTCCATTAGTAAATAATGATAACGGTAGAGGCGGTAAAAGACCAACTGAAGCAGTTTTTAACAGCCAAGCTGGGAAAAATATATTCGAATTACTTGCAAAAATGACCAAAGAAGGATTGTTAATTAATACAAAAAGGGAAGATTGGAGTGGAGCAAGACAGATATTCCTTTCTGGAAAAGCTGCTATGTTATTCTATTCAACATCTGATGTAAAATTTATTACTGAAACAGCAAGAGAAAATGGTTGGGAAGTTGGTACTGCGTTTTTACCAAAACCAGATTTGTCTGTACAAGGTGGAGTAGTAATTGGAGGAGGTTCATTGTGGATATTAAAAAATCATCCTCAAGAAGAAATTGATGCAGCATGGGAATTTGTAAAGTGGATGACTGAACCTGCACAACAGATTAAATGGCATCTTGAAACGGGGTATTTCCCAGTAAGAAAAGATGCAGTTGAACAACTCCTTATGGAGGGTTTTTATGCTGATCATCCTAATTACTTAACAGCCATCTTCCAATTATTACTTTCAAAACAAACTCCAAATACAAATGGAGCAATTATAGGAGTATTCCCAGAAACAAGAGAAATAATAGAAACAGCATATGAAAAAGTTATAAACGGAGAATTAACTGTCGATCAAGCACTCGACTGGGCAGCTAAAGAAGTGACAAGAGCGCTTAAGAAGTATAACAGACTTTATGAATAA
- a CDS encoding metallophosphoesterase family protein, with amino-acid sequence MKKVFFTIFLLLFIISAFKVSRPFIEKKHDNNLIYNNLMKIKMTSEDFTFVVLGDNKNSVSTFEKIISKINNDPTVKFVINTGDMVFDGNPIKYDFFLKQIKKFKVPLLVVPGNHDISDNGYENYINFFGPLYYSFSIKNSYFIILNNANQTEVDPYQMLWLEKNLNFSQQYKYRFVFMHVPLFDPRFEQQPGHSMKNLKNANKLLDLFKKYKVTMLFFGHIHGFFEGNWDGVPYLITGGAGAELVGTDPNHYFYHYIKVHVSSKGVSYKIIKMNSPDFNFIDRVGAFIWLYIYSFIVINYWVLVLIITSFSLGFFILTSDSFLLFVKNSFKNFSKLTFVNLIISFFKKFKKTK; translated from the coding sequence GTGAAAAAAGTTTTCTTTACAATTTTTCTTCTGCTCTTTATCATCTCTGCTTTTAAGGTTTCTAGACCATTTATTGAAAAAAAACATGATAACAATTTAATATACAACAACCTAATGAAAATCAAGATGACATCTGAGGATTTTACATTCGTTGTTCTTGGTGATAACAAAAACTCTGTTTCGACTTTTGAAAAAATTATTTCAAAGATTAATAACGATCCAACAGTAAAATTTGTAATTAATACTGGTGACATGGTTTTTGATGGAAATCCTATTAAATACGACTTTTTTTTAAAACAAATAAAAAAATTTAAAGTTCCTTTGTTAGTCGTTCCAGGAAATCACGATATTTCAGATAATGGTTATGAAAATTATATAAATTTTTTTGGACCACTTTATTATTCTTTCTCAATAAAAAACTCATATTTCATAATACTCAACAACGCCAATCAAACAGAAGTAGATCCTTACCAAATGTTATGGCTTGAAAAAAATCTCAATTTTTCTCAACAATATAAATACAGATTTGTGTTCATGCATGTTCCTTTGTTTGATCCCAGATTCGAACAACAACCAGGACATTCTATGAAAAATCTTAAAAATGCAAACAAATTGTTGGATCTGTTTAAAAAATACAAAGTTACTATGCTCTTTTTTGGCCATATTCATGGATTTTTTGAAGGTAATTGGGATGGAGTTCCTTATTTGATAACTGGAGGAGCTGGTGCCGAACTAGTTGGAACTGATCCTAATCATTATTTTTATCATTACATAAAAGTTCATGTCTCAAGTAAAGGGGTAAGCTACAAAATTATTAAAATGAACTCTCCAGATTTTAATTTTATAGATAGAGTTGGGGCTTTTATTTGGTTGTATATATACTCTTTTATTGTTATCAATTACTGGGTTCTTGTTCTTATTATTACTAGTTTCAGCCTCGGTTTTTTTATTCTAACATCTGATAGTTTCCTATTATTTGTTAAAAACTCATTCAAAAATTTTTCTAAATTAACTTTTGTTAACTTAATTATCTCATTTTTTAAAAAATTTAAAAAAACCAAATAA
- a CDS encoding carbohydrate ABC transporter permease codes for MKRLTPYILLIPTFVIIIFFIYFPAFSSFKLSFFQESPFGDRSIFVGLDNYIDLFTDSEYYKVLKTTFIYSFTSVGITIFLAFLISQLLVQNLPGTRVFRTLMFSPYAVSPAISATLWAMLFTPTAGLLNYLFQITFNINVDWLTTVPYAMIALIAATVWKMLPFDLIFYIAALQNIPDSILESSMLDGASTWTRMWRIKFPLVTPITFYLFIMNFTTTMFSSFGIIDIMTRGGPLGSTTTMIYRLYLDGFAFQDNGLAAAQSVVMFGVMSVITYMYFRFVEKGVHYQ; via the coding sequence TTGAAAAGATTAACACCTTACATTCTTTTAATACCAACTTTTGTAATTATCATATTTTTTATTTATTTCCCTGCGTTTAGTTCATTCAAGTTAAGTTTCTTTCAGGAATCCCCATTTGGTGATAGGTCTATTTTTGTAGGATTGGATAATTACATTGACTTGTTTACAGATAGCGAGTATTACAAAGTTTTAAAAACAACTTTTATTTATTCATTTACAAGTGTTGGAATAACAATATTTTTAGCCTTTTTAATTTCCCAACTGTTAGTGCAAAATTTGCCGGGTACAAGAGTATTTAGAACGTTAATGTTTTCTCCATATGCTGTATCCCCAGCGATTTCTGCAACATTGTGGGCTATGCTTTTTACTCCAACCGCAGGCCTTTTGAATTATCTATTTCAAATAACCTTTAATATAAATGTAGATTGGTTAACTACAGTGCCATATGCAATGATAGCACTTATTGCCGCTACTGTTTGGAAGATGTTGCCTTTTGATTTAATCTTTTATATTGCAGCTCTTCAGAATATTCCTGATTCAATTTTAGAATCTTCAATGTTAGATGGAGCAAGTACTTGGACAAGAATGTGGCGAATAAAATTCCCGCTTGTTACTCCTATAACTTTTTATTTGTTCATCATGAATTTTACAACTACCATGTTTTCATCATTTGGTATTATTGATATTATGACTCGAGGTGGACCTCTTGGAAGTACAACGACCATGATTTATCGACTGTATCTTGATGGCTTTGCTTTTCAGGATAATGGACTTGCGGCGGCACAGTCTGTGGTTATGTTTGGAGTGATGTCGGTTATAACATATATGTATTTCAGGTTTGTAGAAAAAGGCGTACATTATCAGTGA